ATCATGACGGTGAATCCTGGATTTGGGGGACAATCGTTTATTGAAAGTTCATTAGATAAGATTGCCCAATTAAAAGAGTGGAAAGAATCCAAAGGGTATACGTACGATATTGAAGTAGATGGTGGTATTGTGCCGGAGACAGCCAAACGTTGTAAAGAAGCAGGTGCTAATGTTTTTGTGGCGGGTTCTTATATCTATGATTCAGAAAGCCCTAAAGATCGCATCGCTGCACTTAGAGCTGTGTTAGATTAATGAATATTCTTCTTGTGGCAGGTGGTTCGCCTGATAAGTGGCCGCAGTTTGACATGGAAGAGTTTGATTATTTGGTGGGCATCGATAGAGGAAGCTTGTATATTGTAGAGCAGGGTTGGTCGTTGGATTTGGCGGTAGGAGATTTTGATTCTTTAACGGAGGATGAACAACAGCTTATCCAAAGGTTGACGAAAGAACTTGTGCAAGCACAAGCAGAAAAAGATGATACCGATACCCAATTAGCTTTAGCTCATACACTTAAAAAGTTTCCAGAAGCTGAAATTACGATCATCGGTGCAACAGGTGGTCGTTTGGATCACTTTCTAGCAAATTTATGGCTCCCTCTTGAATCGCGTTTTCAGAGTTTTGCGCACCAAATAAAATTAAAAGATTACCAAAATAGTGTCTCCTACTATCTTCCTGGAGAGTATAGTGTGACAAAAGAAGTAGGAATGACTTATTTAGCCTATTGCTGTTTAATACCGGTCAAAAACCTGACACTGACAGAAAGTAAATATACGTTGGATCATGTCGATGTTAGCCTTCCTATTTCTTATGCAAGTAATGAATTTGTTGGTGAATCGGCTGGATTTTCGTTTGATGCAGGCATGATTGCCGTAATCCAAAGTCGCGATGATAAATAAAAAAAGCTGAACGGCATGCCGTTCAGCTTTTTGATTACGTTCTATTAAACACGCTCGATTTTACCAGATTTCAAAGCACGAGTTGACACCCAAACTTTTTTAGGTTTACCGTCTATTAATACACGAACTTTTTGCAAGTTAGGTTTAACAGTACGTTTAGTAGCGTTCATTGCATGTGAGCGGTTATTGCCGCTGCTTGTCTTACGACCAGTAAAGTAACATACTTTTGCCATTTTTAGTTTCCTCCTTTGCTTTGATCTCGGAGCGATAGTTTTCAGCTCATACTAACTTAATTTATCACAGAAGGCAGTTTTTTGCAAGAGGATTTTCAAATCTGTTTGACATTTTCCTTCAAACGATGTAAATTATACAATTATTGGTAAATTCGATGAGACTCTCTATAATTATCTAGATAAGTTCCTTTTCATTAAGGTATGGCTATGTTAAAATATTATAGAAGAAAATAGGGCAATTGTGCTCTTTAAGGAGGCTTTCATCAATGGCTGTAAAAATCAAAACACCAGCAGGTACCATTGAGATTACCAATGAGGTTATTGCCACGGTCGTTGGCGGTGCTGCGACGGATATCTATGGAATCGTCGGTATGGCTAGTAAAAACCAAATCAAAGATAATTTAAATGGCATTTTGCGTAAAGAAAATTATTCTAAAGGCGTTGTCGTTCGTCAAGAAGAAAACGGCGTTGCGGTCGACGTATATACAATTGTGAGTTATGGAACAAAAATTTCAGAAGTTTCACGTAATGTACAAGAGAAAGTAAAATATAATCTTGAAACATTACTAGGTGTGACAGCTAATTCTGTCAACGTATTTGTACAAGGTGTTCGTGTGTTGCCTGACTAGGTAGCCAGCTGTTAGCAAGAGTTTAGCTGGATGTGATCGTTTCACTTTTTATTGATCTAGCTCCACGAACCAGCCCTCTCAACAAATAGATAAAATGCCGAAAAGACAAAAAGCATCTTTCCTGCACTTTCCTAATTTGTTCGAGGTCTAAGCGGTTCGTTTCGCTTTTCTATGCAACAGTGAATCTCAAAGGAGGATTTTTTAGGTGAATGTAACAGAAATCAGTGCAAGTCAGTTCCAAGAGATGGTTCAGGCTGGTGCGAGTCGTCTGCATGTGAATGCAGAATATGTCAACTCATTGAATGTTTTCCCTGTACCAGATGGTGATACAGGAACCAATATGAACTTATCTATGACAAGTGGAGCGAAGGCTGTAGCCGATTCTCGTTCTGAAAAAGTCGGAGAACTAACAACGATTCTTTCAAAAGGATTGTTGATGGGTGCTAGAGGGAACTCTGGTGTTATCTTATCACAATTATTCCGCGGATTTTCTAAGCAAATTCCAGATGTTGAGACGTTGAATGCAAAAGATTTAGCAGCAGCATTTACTCATGGTGTAGAGACTGCCTATAAAGCGGTAATGAAGCCAGTGGAAGGAACAATTTTGACTGTTTCTAGAGAAGCTGCCCGTTCTGGTGAGCGTAAGGCAAAAGAAACAGACGATTGTATCGAAGTGATGGAAGCAGTTGTTAAAGGAGCAAAACGTGCTCTAGCTAAAACACCTGATCTTTTACCTGTGTTAAAAGAAGTCGGCGTGGTCGATAGTGGTGGTCAAGGTTTGTTATTTATCTATGAAGGCTTTTTAGAAGCTTTATCTGGTGAATTCTTGGCAACAGAAATCTATGAACCAAGCCCAGGTGAGATGGACGAGATGGTCAATGCTGAACATCATCGCGGTGTTAGCGGACATGTAGCGACTGAAGATATCAAATTTGGTTATTGTACAGAAATCATGGTTCAAATCGGTGAAGGTCCAACAGTGGACAGTGATTTCGATTATGAAACATTTAGAAACTACTTAAATGAATTAGGTGATTCTTTACTTGTTGTAAATGACGATGAAATCATTAAAGTTCACGTGCATACGGAA
This sequence is a window from Enterococcus sp. 7F3_DIV0205. Protein-coding genes within it:
- a CDS encoding Asp23/Gls24 family envelope stress response protein; this translates as MAVKIKTPAGTIEITNEVIATVVGGAATDIYGIVGMASKNQIKDNLNGILRKENYSKGVVVRQEENGVAVDVYTIVSYGTKISEVSRNVQEKVKYNLETLLGVTANSVNVFVQGVRVLPD
- a CDS encoding thiamine diphosphokinase produces the protein MNILLVAGGSPDKWPQFDMEEFDYLVGIDRGSLYIVEQGWSLDLAVGDFDSLTEDEQQLIQRLTKELVQAQAEKDDTDTQLALAHTLKKFPEAEITIIGATGGRLDHFLANLWLPLESRFQSFAHQIKLKDYQNSVSYYLPGEYSVTKEVGMTYLAYCCLIPVKNLTLTESKYTLDHVDVSLPISYASNEFVGESAGFSFDAGMIAVIQSRDDK
- the rpmB gene encoding 50S ribosomal protein L28, with the protein product MAKVCYFTGRKTSSGNNRSHAMNATKRTVKPNLQKVRVLIDGKPKKVWVSTRALKSGKIERV
- a CDS encoding DAK2 domain-containing protein, with the protein product MNVTEISASQFQEMVQAGASRLHVNAEYVNSLNVFPVPDGDTGTNMNLSMTSGAKAVADSRSEKVGELTTILSKGLLMGARGNSGVILSQLFRGFSKQIPDVETLNAKDLAAAFTHGVETAYKAVMKPVEGTILTVSREAARSGERKAKETDDCIEVMEAVVKGAKRALAKTPDLLPVLKEVGVVDSGGQGLLFIYEGFLEALSGEFLATEIYEPSPGEMDEMVNAEHHRGVSGHVATEDIKFGYCTEIMVQIGEGPTVDSDFDYETFRNYLNELGDSLLVVNDDEIIKVHVHTEHPGEVMNYGQKFGSLVKIKVDNMRLQHETLVEHDAQAAVAQKARVPYAVIAIAAGEGVQELFRSLGASYIISGGQTMNPSTEDILKAVKEVNADQVIILPNNKNIFMAADQAAEVADIPVAVVPTKTISQGMTAMLAFNDQQTLEENKTTMTEMIESVVSGQVTTAVRDTTIDNVEIKKDDYLGMIDGKIVVSEPDMFKASLDTLKRMIDEDTEIVTIIVGEGGTMKEAEKFVEALTAEYEDLETELHEGGQPVYPYLFSAE